A part of Streptomyces sp. NBC_01497 genomic DNA contains:
- a CDS encoding GNAT family N-acetyltransferase, with protein sequence MTTTFPDVSISTERLVLRPLESADVPAYTDMMNDEMVTAWTSVPHPFSASDAARWVGRSAPAVRREGRGIVFAVTEFLTQRLVGTVRLHDTDWHTLAVHAEYTTAPWARGEGYATESMLAVSQWLFRDQKFERLELRTAADNTAAQQVAQKMGCISEGVLRNAWIARTQTEDGGWTDIRTDLIVWSLLPEDLEGTGEQLADAGGYATYTDWR encoded by the coding sequence ATGACCACCACCTTTCCGGACGTTTCCATCAGTACGGAGCGACTGGTGCTGCGCCCGTTGGAGTCGGCCGACGTCCCGGCGTACACCGACATGATGAACGACGAGATGGTCACCGCCTGGACGTCCGTTCCGCACCCCTTCTCCGCTTCCGACGCCGCAAGGTGGGTCGGCCGGTCGGCCCCGGCCGTGCGCAGGGAGGGGCGCGGCATCGTCTTCGCCGTCACCGAGTTCCTCACCCAGCGCCTCGTCGGTACGGTCCGGCTGCACGACACGGACTGGCACACGCTGGCCGTGCACGCCGAGTACACGACGGCGCCCTGGGCGCGCGGCGAGGGCTACGCCACGGAGTCGATGCTCGCCGTATCCCAGTGGCTCTTCCGGGACCAGAAGTTCGAGCGGCTCGAACTGCGCACCGCCGCCGACAACACGGCGGCCCAGCAGGTCGCCCAGAAGATGGGCTGCATCAGCGAGGGAGTGCTGCGCAACGCGTGGATAGCGCGCACGCAGACCGAGGACGGCGGCTGGACGGACATCCGCACGGACCTGATCGTGTGGAGCCTGCTGCCCGAGGACCTCGAAGGCACCGGCGAGCAGCTGGCCGACGCCGGCGGATACGCCACCTACACCGACTGGCGCTGA
- a CDS encoding GNAT family N-acetyltransferase, whose protein sequence is MGMSVTISAARAQDAENILKLQYLCYQGEAELSGDYTIEPLTQTLDELRADLDGGHCFVARLGDEVVASVRGRIDPSGTARIGKLMVHPRMQRHGLGGRLLDAIETRFAQDPAARRFQLVPGGRADGNMRLYRSRGYAPVQAGADDTRLDLIALEKPASAGTFVASA, encoded by the coding sequence ATGGGCATGAGCGTGACCATCTCAGCGGCACGTGCGCAGGACGCGGAGAACATCCTCAAACTCCAGTACCTGTGCTACCAGGGGGAGGCGGAACTCAGCGGTGACTACACCATCGAGCCGCTGACCCAGACACTCGACGAACTCAGGGCCGACCTCGACGGCGGCCACTGTTTCGTCGCGCGCCTCGGTGACGAGGTCGTCGCCTCGGTGCGCGGCAGGATCGACCCGTCCGGTACGGCCCGGATCGGCAAACTCATGGTCCACCCGAGGATGCAGCGCCACGGCCTCGGCGGACGGCTGCTCGACGCGATCGAGACGCGGTTCGCCCAGGATCCCGCGGCGAGGCGCTTCCAACTGGTCCCGGGCGGCCGCGCCGACGGCAACATGCGCCTGTACCGCAGCCGGGGGTACGCCCCGGTCCAGGCGGGCGCCGACGACACCCGGCTGGACCTGATCGCGCTGGAGAAGCCCGCCTCCGCCGGCACCTTCGTGGCGAGCGCCTGA